The following proteins are encoded in a genomic region of Chloroflexota bacterium:
- a CDS encoding carbohydrate ABC transporter substrate-binding protein, which produces MSDLSMDSAAGQQIGRRLSRRSMLRLGLAAAALPIAAACSSAPAAPAATAKPAEAPKPTTAPAAPAAASSPAAAASPAAGASPAASPAAGASPAAGASPAAKPAAGAATVGSSRPAPPAPTFNKVKINGKLSVIIDADFYPEHNAFIEKKVREFAQMMDYPLDFSTVASYVGAANISQKLLASVQANDAPDVLTHTEATSALRFLDVLEDVDDLQKQIIKDFGEPYKAFRDQSFFEGKWWAVQHFSRAGGYFVRENAMKAAGVDFRKDFTDWNTTREALLKATNPEKESWSWGMTVNRSGDGETVVKEAVLFRGGQLCDETGQLVVLNKDPYRQYAIDGLTFLKEIYGDQKYARMLPPGVNAWTDPSNNEAYLAGKISFSSNAGTMFAKAVVDKNPVADDTYLILPPKGTGPGGKALAAGGAAKRWFVIKNAKNREAAEQLIRYMASAEVQKEMFKISTGYVYPAYEWGWEEPEIKASAAAERVTETWKQYLTHPSGYTGNGAFPAQPNPWVSALESSNFWTDMMGEVLGGKAPADAVKSAHDRAVRVFKEFGAKGE; this is translated from the coding sequence GTGAGCGATTTGTCTATGGACTCTGCTGCGGGTCAGCAGATCGGCCGGCGGCTGTCCCGTCGTTCGATGCTGCGGCTGGGGCTCGCGGCGGCTGCGCTGCCGATCGCCGCGGCCTGCAGCTCGGCTCCGGCAGCGCCAGCGGCTACGGCGAAGCCGGCCGAGGCCCCCAAGCCGACGACCGCCCCGGCGGCGCCGGCAGCGGCATCGTCCCCCGCCGCCGCTGCGTCGCCGGCCGCGGGAGCGTCCCCCGCGGCCTCGCCAGCGGCAGGCGCCTCCCCGGCAGCCGGTGCGTCCCCGGCGGCCAAGCCGGCTGCTGGTGCTGCCACGGTTGGCTCTTCGCGGCCGGCCCCGCCAGCCCCGACCTTCAACAAGGTCAAGATCAACGGCAAGCTGTCGGTCATCATCGACGCGGACTTCTATCCTGAGCACAACGCCTTCATCGAGAAGAAGGTCCGCGAGTTCGCTCAGATGATGGACTACCCGCTGGACTTCTCGACGGTTGCGTCGTACGTGGGTGCGGCGAACATCTCGCAGAAGCTGCTGGCGTCCGTCCAGGCGAACGATGCGCCGGACGTGCTCACGCACACCGAGGCGACCTCGGCCCTCCGCTTCCTGGACGTCCTCGAGGACGTGGACGACCTGCAGAAGCAGATCATCAAGGACTTCGGCGAGCCGTACAAGGCGTTCAGGGATCAGTCGTTCTTCGAGGGCAAGTGGTGGGCCGTCCAGCACTTCAGCCGCGCGGGCGGCTACTTCGTCCGTGAGAACGCGATGAAGGCGGCTGGCGTCGATTTCCGCAAGGACTTCACGGACTGGAACACCACCCGCGAGGCGTTGCTCAAGGCGACGAACCCGGAGAAGGAGTCCTGGTCCTGGGGCATGACCGTCAACCGCTCGGGTGACGGTGAGACCGTCGTGAAGGAAGCCGTGCTCTTCCGGGGCGGCCAGCTCTGCGACGAGACCGGCCAGCTGGTGGTCCTGAACAAGGATCCGTACCGCCAGTATGCCATCGACGGTCTGACCTTCCTGAAGGAGATCTACGGCGATCAGAAGTACGCGCGCATGCTGCCGCCGGGCGTCAACGCCTGGACGGACCCGAGCAACAACGAGGCGTACCTGGCTGGCAAGATCTCGTTCTCGTCGAACGCGGGCACGATGTTCGCGAAGGCCGTCGTCGACAAGAACCCTGTCGCGGACGACACCTACCTGATCCTCCCGCCGAAGGGCACCGGCCCCGGTGGCAAGGCCCTGGCAGCCGGCGGCGCGGCCAAGCGGTGGTTCGTGATCAAGAACGCCAAGAACCGCGAGGCTGCTGAGCAGCTGATCCGCTACATGGCCTCGGCGGAAGTCCAGAAGGAGATGTTCAAGATCTCCACGGGCTACGTCTACCCGGCCTACGAGTGGGGCTGGGAGGAGCCGGAGATCAAGGCGTCGGCCGCTGCCGAGCGGGTCACCGAGACCTGGAAGCAGTACCTGACGCACCCGTCTGGCTACACCGGCAACGGCGCGTTCCCGGCCCAGCCGAACCCGTGGGTCTCGGCGCTGGAGTCCTCCAACTTCTGGACGGACATGATGGGCGAGGTGCTTGGCGGCAAGGCGCCGGCCGACGCAGTCAAGTCCGCGCACGACCGCGCGGTGCGGGTGTTCAAGGAGTTCGGCGCGAAGGGCGAGTAA
- a CDS encoding ABC transporter permease subunit yields the protein MFLLLFGLIGYPFGRAVYLSFHNAVGPRVGDFIWFDNYANLWKDDFFLRAVQTTIVFTVASVFIKFWLGLGTALLLHHVPRWGSVLGGLVLLPYIIPEVVRALAWRVLLDPLFGALNYILVNVLGVMSQGLPWLGNPGTALPSVILVNIWAGTPFIIILLVAGLKAIDAEQYEAASIDGATAWRKFLHITLPGLRYVIIVACLLNTIFTFNSFTLTYLLTGGGPGGATRIYTILSYEYAVQGLRYGAGIAVAMTVAPLLFVLILFLGRYMMNRGDEDRSGYGQDPLSWRIAMAVILPLRLLGQAALALFWLVNNTVETILSAASNAVRPAGTQPLVKPAVARKAGFTVMYVLLGLVVAFELLPFYFIFITAFKTTLQIQQIKSMFWPDPWTLDHFRYLFTQIPFVNWYSNTVMISAASTTVSVLAASLGAYGLVRLKWRGSGVLSTTVLISYLMPTSLMFIPLYTILAGLRLTNTPWALIVTYPTVVLPFATWLMMGYYRSIPEELEDAAMIDGCTRFGAFFRVVLPLVRPALLAVTMFSVTQAWNEFLYAYTFLRSSEVFTLPVGLAQLIIGDVQPWGALMAASLLTAGPVVIIYMLGQRFMVAGLTAGSVKG from the coding sequence ATGTTCCTGCTGCTGTTCGGTCTGATCGGCTACCCGTTCGGGCGGGCAGTCTATCTGAGCTTCCACAACGCTGTCGGCCCGCGCGTCGGCGACTTCATCTGGTTCGACAACTACGCCAACCTCTGGAAGGACGACTTCTTCCTGCGGGCCGTCCAGACGACGATTGTGTTCACGGTAGCGTCCGTGTTCATCAAGTTCTGGCTCGGTCTTGGGACGGCACTGCTGCTGCACCACGTGCCGCGCTGGGGCTCGGTGCTCGGCGGCCTGGTGCTGCTGCCGTACATCATCCCTGAGGTCGTGCGGGCGCTCGCGTGGCGCGTCCTGCTGGACCCGCTGTTCGGTGCGCTGAACTACATTCTGGTGAACGTCCTGGGGGTCATGTCCCAGGGGCTGCCGTGGCTCGGCAACCCGGGCACGGCGCTCCCGTCCGTCATCCTGGTGAACATCTGGGCGGGCACGCCGTTCATCATCATCCTGCTGGTGGCAGGCCTCAAGGCGATCGACGCCGAGCAGTATGAGGCGGCCTCCATCGACGGCGCGACGGCCTGGCGGAAGTTCCTGCACATCACGCTGCCGGGCCTGCGCTACGTCATCATCGTGGCCTGTCTGTTGAACACGATCTTCACGTTCAACAGCTTCACCCTGACCTACCTGTTGACGGGCGGCGGCCCCGGTGGTGCGACCCGTATCTACACCATCCTCTCGTATGAGTACGCGGTGCAGGGCCTCCGTTACGGCGCTGGTATCGCCGTCGCGATGACGGTGGCGCCGCTGCTGTTCGTGCTGATCCTCTTCCTCGGCCGCTACATGATGAACCGCGGCGATGAGGACCGGAGCGGCTACGGACAGGATCCGCTGAGCTGGCGCATCGCCATGGCGGTGATCTTGCCGCTGCGGCTGCTCGGGCAGGCGGCGCTGGCGCTGTTCTGGCTCGTCAACAACACGGTCGAGACCATCCTCTCGGCCGCCTCAAACGCCGTGCGCCCGGCTGGCACGCAGCCGCTCGTGAAGCCAGCCGTCGCGCGCAAGGCCGGCTTCACGGTCATGTACGTGCTGCTCGGCCTGGTGGTGGCGTTTGAGCTGCTGCCCTTCTACTTCATCTTCATCACGGCCTTCAAGACCACGCTCCAGATCCAGCAGATCAAGAGCATGTTCTGGCCCGATCCGTGGACGCTCGACCACTTCCGGTACCTGTTCACGCAGATCCCATTCGTGAACTGGTACTCGAATACGGTAATGATCTCGGCGGCAAGCACGACGGTCTCGGTGCTGGCGGCGAGCCTCGGCGCGTACGGCCTGGTGCGCCTCAAGTGGCGTGGCTCGGGCGTGCTCAGCACGACGGTGCTGATCTCGTACCTGATGCCCACCTCGCTGATGTTCATCCCGCTGTACACCATCCTGGCCGGGCTGCGGCTCACGAACACCCCGTGGGCGCTGATCGTGACCTACCCGACGGTCGTGCTGCCGTTCGCGACGTGGCTGATGATGGGTTACTACCGGAGCATCCCCGAGGAGCTGGAAGACGCCGCGATGATCGACGGCTGCACCCGCTTCGGGGCGTTCTTCCGGGTGGTGCTGCCGCTGGTGCGGCCGGCCCTGCTGGCGGTCACCATGTTCTCGGTGACGCAGGCCTGGAACGAGTTCCTGTACGCCTACACGTTCCTGCGGTCGAGTGAGGTGTTCACTCTGCCCGTCGGCCTCGCGCAGTTGATCATCGGCGACGTGCAGCCATGGGGCGCGCTGATGGCAGCCTCGCTGCTGACGGCTGGCCCGGTGGTCATCATCTACATGCTCGGACAGCGGTTCATGGTGGCTGGCCTGACGGCCGGCAGCGTGAAGGGCTGA